A single window of Brevundimonas vitisensis DNA harbors:
- a CDS encoding tryptophan halogenase family protein has translation MDPTQDPRIRTVVIVGGGTAGWMTAAALARLVAPGGVKVTLVESAEIGTVGVGESTLPHIRAFNERLGIDEAEFMKATRATFKLGIQFNDWARLGDSYIHPFGDYGAPGGEVPFHHYWLKGSRTADIGPIDDYSLPVVAAREGRYAPPSDDARSLMSTYGYAYQLDASLYARFLRTRAEAGGVTRIEGRIVDVTQDGTSGDIRSVTLDRGDVIEADLFIDCSGFRGLLVEQTLKSGYQDWSHWLPCDRAVAMPCASDQPTVPYTRATALEAGWQFRIPLQHRVGNGYVYCSSFVDQDAATDRLIGRLEGEPLKEPNHIRFQAGRRTRNWVGNCVSVGLSGGFIEPLESTSIYLIQIAITKLIELWPDRRSAATDAEEFNRQMDLEFERIRDFIILHYAATERTDSPLWNHVRTMTLPDSLAGKIELFRERGVVQEYREGLFLHPSWIAVYLGQRVVPRRYHPLADHRADKDLVAALLRLRGTIAQAAGRLPTQDAYIARHCAYDRSAA, from the coding sequence ATGGACCCGACCCAAGATCCCCGTATCAGGACCGTCGTCATCGTGGGGGGCGGCACTGCGGGCTGGATGACGGCGGCGGCCCTGGCTCGGCTGGTCGCGCCCGGTGGCGTCAAGGTAACCTTGGTCGAGTCGGCCGAAATCGGCACCGTGGGGGTGGGGGAATCGACCCTGCCGCATATCCGTGCCTTCAATGAGCGGCTCGGCATCGACGAGGCCGAGTTCATGAAGGCGACGCGCGCGACCTTCAAACTGGGCATCCAGTTCAATGACTGGGCGCGTCTGGGGGACAGTTACATCCATCCTTTCGGCGACTATGGCGCGCCGGGCGGTGAGGTGCCGTTTCACCACTATTGGCTGAAGGGATCGCGGACGGCCGATATCGGCCCGATCGACGACTATTCCCTGCCGGTCGTGGCGGCGCGCGAGGGGCGGTATGCGCCGCCGTCCGACGATGCGCGCTCGCTGATGTCCACCTATGGCTATGCCTATCAGCTGGATGCCAGCCTCTATGCGCGGTTCCTGAGGACGCGGGCCGAGGCGGGCGGGGTGACCCGGATCGAGGGCCGGATCGTCGATGTGACCCAGGACGGCACCAGCGGCGACATCCGTTCCGTCACCCTGGACCGTGGCGATGTGATCGAGGCGGACCTGTTCATCGACTGCTCGGGCTTTCGCGGCCTGCTGGTCGAACAGACCCTGAAATCGGGGTATCAGGACTGGTCCCACTGGCTGCCGTGCGACCGGGCGGTGGCTATGCCCTGCGCCAGCGATCAGCCGACCGTGCCCTATACCCGCGCGACGGCGCTGGAGGCCGGATGGCAGTTCCGCATTCCGCTGCAACACCGGGTCGGCAACGGCTATGTCTATTGCAGCAGCTTCGTCGACCAGGACGCCGCGACGGATCGCCTGATCGGGAGGCTGGAAGGGGAGCCCCTGAAGGAGCCCAACCACATCCGCTTCCAGGCCGGGCGGCGCACCCGCAACTGGGTCGGCAACTGTGTGTCGGTGGGGCTGTCCGGCGGCTTTATCGAACCGCTGGAATCGACCAGCATCTATCTGATCCAGATCGCCATCACCAAGCTGATCGAGCTGTGGCCCGACCGGCGGTCGGCCGCCACGGACGCCGAGGAATTCAATCGCCAGATGGATCTGGAGTTCGAGCGGATCCGCGATTTCATCATCCTGCACTATGCGGCGACCGAGCGGACCGACAGCCCCCTGTGGAACCACGTCCGCACCATGACCCTGCCCGACAGCCTGGCGGGCAAGATCGAACTGTTCCGCGAACGGGGCGTGGTGCAGGAGTATCGCGAGGGCCTGTTCCTGCATCCCAGCTGGATCGCCGTCTATCTGGGCCAGCGGGTCGTGCCGCGCCGGTATCACCCCCTGGCGGACCACCGGGCCGATAAAGACCTGGTCGCGGCGCTGCTGCGGCTTCGCGGGACGATCGCCCAGGCGGCGGGCCGTCTGCCGACACAGGACGCCTATATCGCCCGTCACTGCGCCTATGACAGGAGTGCGGCATGA
- a CDS encoding TonB-dependent receptor — translation MNHIDKTVAARRGGKPFGAALLCGASSLALGLMVLASPAAAQDADPETEATEVDELVVTGIRASLRSAQAIKENSDVFVDAITAEDIGALPDRSVTEALQRVPGVSISRFAGANDPDHFSVEGSGVVVRGLTFVRSELNGRDTFSANNGRDLSFADVPPELLGSVEVFKNVSADMIEGGIAGTVNLNTRKPFDSSGRVIAASLETNYGDLEQSLTPTISALISDRWETPAGEFGVMVSGVYSALDSRSDGLQSLNYRLDSSSGSDLWTPSGLAFRTQSFERERTGVAAAGQWRSNDRTMIATAQFLRSESTQAWTENAIETIVDDTNPRSPLPGTTWEYDDSGIFTGGTITSNAGWRSADPSVPLDGIQHSFVKRGVDQRYVTSDYGFNFKWSPTDRLRLNFDAQYVESTVENTDFQIANSFFAVDVLDLTGDTPTLTLLPPNATGSGDINAYLADPANYFWRNAMDHKEDSEGEEYALRADAEYDLDNGWLESVKVGARFAERDQTTRNSLYNWGVISELWNGATGPVWLDQGSVPTPRLTGGLSGAGTFDFSGQGVPITAYGYAGNPGADYDDAVAFALAMNAIWGGGGWVPLAQRANVIPGTEYTPGEINETNEQTTAAYALIKFNNNAEPIWGESIGISGNVGIRYVETQISAEGGLSFPTQAQVFTGDCSAPPAPGGSIPAFCLLTPAQQAAALAFATGTSIPNSAKHTYDNWLPSVNLKFQLTPSFLMRFGYTQAIRRSDLGLTRNQLQIAPRVIDNVFLGFEAQAGNTFLNPIKSEQFDLSAEWYFAPTGSVTLSVFTKTLEDVITNGFYERTITNNGQTYDVYVRGPANASEDGDIQGFEIAYQQFYEDLPGWMSGFGIQANYTFIDSSGVPQENLDPGKANPGGTEPAIDTSLLPLESLSEHNFNFAAIYENEKISARLAWNWRSEYVLTTRDEIVPFAPIYADDTGQLDGSFFYTVNDNFKVGVQGVNLLDETTQTFQVLNSELLMAPRSWFKNDRRFSFVVRATF, via the coding sequence GTGAACCATATCGACAAGACAGTCGCCGCCCGTCGTGGTGGCAAGCCTTTCGGCGCGGCCCTGCTGTGCGGCGCGTCGTCGCTGGCCCTTGGCCTGATGGTGCTGGCCAGCCCGGCCGCCGCCCAGGATGCGGATCCCGAGACCGAAGCCACCGAGGTCGATGAGCTGGTTGTCACCGGCATTCGCGCCAGCCTGCGCAGCGCCCAGGCGATCAAGGAAAACTCGGACGTCTTCGTCGACGCCATCACGGCCGAGGACATCGGCGCCCTGCCGGATCGGTCTGTGACCGAGGCCCTGCAGCGCGTGCCTGGCGTGTCCATCAGCCGTTTCGCCGGTGCCAACGATCCCGATCACTTCTCGGTCGAAGGATCGGGCGTGGTCGTGCGCGGCCTGACCTTTGTGCGTTCCGAGTTGAACGGTCGCGATACCTTCTCTGCCAACAACGGACGCGACCTGTCGTTCGCCGACGTGCCGCCTGAGCTGCTGGGCAGCGTCGAGGTGTTCAAGAACGTCTCGGCCGACATGATCGAGGGCGGTATTGCCGGCACGGTCAATCTGAACACCCGCAAGCCGTTCGACAGCAGTGGCCGGGTGATCGCCGCTTCGCTGGAGACCAACTACGGCGACCTGGAGCAGTCGCTGACGCCGACCATCTCGGCCCTGATCAGCGATCGCTGGGAGACGCCGGCGGGCGAGTTCGGCGTGATGGTCAGCGGCGTCTATTCGGCGCTGGATTCGCGCTCGGACGGCCTGCAGTCGCTGAACTACCGCCTGGACAGCTCGTCGGGCAGCGACCTGTGGACGCCGTCGGGCCTGGCCTTCCGGACCCAGTCGTTCGAGCGCGAGCGCACCGGCGTGGCGGCGGCCGGCCAGTGGCGTTCCAACGATCGCACCATGATCGCGACGGCCCAGTTCCTGCGCTCGGAATCGACTCAGGCCTGGACCGAGAACGCGATCGAAACCATCGTCGACGACACCAATCCCCGCAGCCCGCTGCCCGGCACGACCTGGGAATATGACGACAGCGGCATCTTCACGGGCGGGACCATCACGTCGAACGCGGGCTGGCGCTCGGCCGACCCGTCGGTGCCGCTTGACGGCATCCAGCACAGCTTCGTGAAGCGTGGCGTGGATCAGCGCTATGTGACCAGCGACTACGGCTTCAACTTCAAATGGTCGCCGACGGATCGGCTGCGCCTGAACTTCGATGCGCAGTATGTGGAATCGACGGTCGAGAACACCGACTTTCAGATCGCCAACTCCTTCTTCGCTGTGGATGTGCTGGACCTGACCGGCGACACGCCCACGCTGACGCTGCTGCCGCCCAACGCCACGGGCTCGGGTGATATCAACGCCTATCTGGCGGACCCGGCGAACTACTTCTGGCGCAACGCCATGGACCACAAGGAAGACAGCGAGGGCGAAGAGTACGCCCTGCGTGCCGACGCCGAATACGACCTCGACAACGGCTGGCTGGAATCGGTCAAGGTCGGCGCCCGCTTTGCCGAGCGCGACCAGACCACGCGGAATTCGCTCTACAACTGGGGTGTGATTTCCGAGCTGTGGAACGGTGCCACCGGGCCGGTCTGGCTGGATCAAGGCTCTGTGCCGACGCCGCGCCTGACGGGCGGTCTGAGCGGAGCAGGGACCTTCGACTTCTCGGGCCAGGGCGTGCCGATCACAGCCTATGGCTACGCCGGCAATCCGGGTGCTGACTATGACGACGCGGTCGCCTTTGCCCTGGCGATGAATGCCATCTGGGGTGGCGGCGGCTGGGTGCCCCTGGCGCAGCGCGCCAATGTCATCCCCGGCACCGAATATACGCCTGGCGAGATCAACGAGACCAACGAACAGACCACGGCCGCCTATGCCCTGATCAAGTTCAACAACAATGCCGAACCCATCTGGGGCGAGAGCATCGGTATCAGCGGCAACGTCGGCATCCGTTATGTCGAGACGCAGATTTCGGCCGAGGGCGGCCTGAGCTTCCCGACCCAGGCTCAGGTGTTCACCGGCGACTGTTCCGCCCCGCCGGCACCGGGCGGATCGATCCCGGCCTTCTGTCTGCTGACCCCGGCCCAGCAGGCGGCCGCCCTGGCGTTTGCGACGGGGACCTCGATCCCGAACAGCGCCAAGCACACCTATGACAACTGGCTGCCCAGCGTGAACCTCAAGTTCCAGCTGACGCCGTCCTTCCTGATGCGCTTCGGCTATACCCAGGCAATCCGGCGTTCGGACCTGGGTCTGACGCGCAACCAGCTGCAGATCGCGCCGCGGGTGATCGACAATGTGTTCCTCGGCTTTGAAGCCCAGGCGGGGAACACCTTCCTGAACCCGATCAAGTCCGAGCAGTTCGACCTGTCGGCGGAATGGTATTTCGCCCCGACCGGATCGGTGACCCTGTCGGTGTTCACCAAGACGCTGGAAGACGTCATCACCAACGGCTTCTACGAGCGGACGATCACCAACAACGGCCAGACCTATGACGTCTATGTCCGGGGTCCGGCGAACGCGTCCGAGGATGGCGATATCCAGGGCTTCGAGATCGCCTACCAGCAGTTCTACGAAGACCTGCCGGGCTGGATGTCGGGCTTCGGTATCCAGGCGAACTACACCTTCATCGACAGCTCCGGCGTGCCCCAGGAGAACCTGGACCCGGGCAAGGCCAATCCGGGTGGAACCGAGCCGGCGATCGATACCAGCCTGCTGCCGCTGGAGTCCTTGTCCGAGCACAACTTCAACTTTGCCGCCATCTATGAGAACGAGAAGATCTCGGCTCGTCTCGCCTGGAACTGGCGGTCGGAATATGTGCTGACGACCCGCGACGAAATCGTGCCGTTCGCGCCCATCTATGCCGACGACACGGGTCAGCTGGACGGATCGTTCTTCTATACGGTCAACGACAACTTCAAGGTCGGGGTCCAGGGGGTGAACCTGCTGGATGAGACGACCCAGACCTTCCAGGTGCTGAACAGCGAACTGCTGATGGCCCCCCGGTCCTGGTTCAAGAACGACCGCCGGTTCTCGTTCGTGGTCCGCGCGACCTTCTGA
- a CDS encoding glycoside hydrolase family 3 protein — MRRTSSMLVLAFALSGGACASWSAGPVTAQSMPAQDPAARADVSQWPTASSPDAMSDPATEAFVTELMSRMTVEEKVGQLIQADIASIKPEDLLTYPLGSILAGGNSSPGGNERASAQDWVDLAREFRAAAAARPGAQVPLIYGIDAVHGHNNVVGATIFPHNIGLGAARDPDLIRRIGVATALEVAVTGADWTFGPTLAVPRDDRWGRAYEGYGEDPEIARAYAGPMTLGLQGELRADGPLAPGHIPGSAKHFLADGGTQDGKDQGNFVGSERELIDVHLGGYPAAIDAGVLSIMASFSSWNGVKHSGNATILTDVLRGPLGFDGFVVSDWNAHGQLAGCSNESCPQAINAGIDMLMAPDSWKPLYENTLAQVRSGEIPMARVDEAVRRILRAKVKAGLFEEARPVEGQLQHLGSPEHRALAREAVRKSLVLIKNEGEVLPIRAGARVLVVGTAADDIGQASGGWTLTWQGTGNSNADFPNGQSIWGGIEEAVEAGGGQATLSPDGSFTEKPDVAIVVFGETPYAEFQGDIDTLDFVPTGPLEQLRQLRAAGIPTVAVFLSGRPMWTNPEINQSDAFVAAWLPGSEGGGVADVLIGDADGRPRHDFTGTLSFSWPKDATGTPLNRGQEGYDPQFAYGYGLSYARPGTVAVLSEESGVTDMGSNVDRYFVDGRFVAPWALMLNDAGGQNKPNTEASAVSPRGGVTMRVIDDLAQESGRQFAFSGNGPATIEIWGTGVDLTRQANGEMALSFRYRVDQTPQGRVVLALNGGGVDITDLLKGAPLGEWQTVKVRLSCFADAGASLNAVEIPFQLRAEDAVTLSVSEIRLASNENDTLCPAAVSL, encoded by the coding sequence ATGCGTCGCACGTCATCCATGCTGGTCCTCGCCTTCGCCCTGTCCGGAGGAGCCTGCGCGTCATGGTCCGCAGGCCCGGTCACGGCGCAGAGCATGCCCGCACAGGATCCGGCGGCCCGCGCCGACGTCAGTCAATGGCCGACAGCCTCCTCTCCCGACGCCATGAGCGACCCGGCAACCGAAGCCTTTGTCACCGAGCTGATGAGCCGGATGACGGTCGAGGAAAAGGTTGGCCAGCTCATTCAGGCCGATATTGCCTCGATCAAACCCGAGGACCTGCTGACCTATCCGCTGGGTTCGATCCTGGCGGGTGGAAACTCCTCGCCCGGTGGCAATGAACGCGCCTCGGCTCAGGACTGGGTCGACCTGGCCCGCGAGTTCCGTGCCGCAGCCGCCGCCCGTCCTGGGGCCCAGGTGCCGCTGATCTATGGCATCGACGCCGTACACGGGCACAACAATGTCGTGGGCGCGACCATCTTCCCGCACAACATCGGCCTGGGGGCCGCGCGTGATCCGGACCTGATCCGGCGCATCGGCGTAGCGACGGCTCTGGAAGTCGCGGTGACGGGGGCCGACTGGACCTTTGGCCCGACCCTGGCTGTGCCGCGCGATGATCGCTGGGGCCGGGCCTATGAGGGCTATGGCGAGGATCCGGAGATCGCGCGGGCCTATGCCGGACCGATGACGCTGGGCCTGCAAGGCGAACTGCGCGCCGACGGGCCGCTGGCTCCTGGACACATCCCCGGCTCGGCCAAGCATTTCCTGGCCGATGGTGGCACGCAGGACGGCAAGGACCAGGGGAACTTCGTCGGCAGCGAGCGTGAGCTGATCGACGTGCATCTGGGCGGCTATCCGGCAGCGATCGATGCGGGGGTGCTGTCGATCATGGCCAGCTTCTCCAGCTGGAACGGGGTCAAGCATTCGGGCAATGCCACCATCCTGACCGATGTGCTGCGCGGCCCGCTGGGCTTCGATGGTTTCGTGGTGTCGGACTGGAACGCCCACGGCCAGCTGGCGGGGTGCTCGAACGAAAGCTGCCCGCAGGCGATCAACGCGGGCATCGACATGCTGATGGCTCCCGACAGCTGGAAGCCGCTCTATGAAAACACCCTGGCCCAGGTGCGGTCGGGCGAGATCCCGATGGCGCGGGTCGACGAGGCCGTGCGCCGCATCCTGCGCGCCAAGGTCAAGGCGGGCCTGTTCGAGGAGGCCCGTCCGGTCGAGGGCCAACTGCAGCATCTGGGTTCGCCCGAGCACCGCGCCCTGGCGCGCGAGGCGGTGCGCAAGTCGCTCGTCCTGATCAAAAACGAGGGCGAGGTTCTGCCCATCCGCGCGGGCGCGCGGGTCCTGGTGGTTGGAACAGCCGCTGATGACATCGGCCAGGCTTCGGGCGGATGGACGCTGACCTGGCAGGGGACGGGCAACAGCAATGCCGACTTCCCCAACGGTCAGTCGATCTGGGGCGGTATCGAAGAGGCTGTCGAGGCCGGCGGTGGTCAAGCGACCCTGAGCCCCGACGGCAGCTTCACCGAAAAGCCCGACGTGGCCATCGTCGTATTTGGCGAGACGCCCTATGCCGAGTTCCAGGGCGACATCGACACCCTGGACTTTGTGCCGACCGGCCCATTGGAACAGCTTCGGCAGCTGCGTGCGGCGGGCATTCCCACCGTGGCGGTCTTCCTGTCCGGACGTCCGATGTGGACCAATCCCGAGATCAACCAGTCGGACGCCTTCGTCGCGGCCTGGCTGCCGGGCAGTGAAGGCGGCGGCGTGGCCGATGTGCTGATCGGCGATGCCGACGGACGCCCGCGTCACGACTTCACGGGCACCCTCTCCTTCAGCTGGCCCAAGGATGCGACCGGCACCCCGCTGAACCGAGGGCAGGAGGGATACGATCCCCAGTTCGCCTATGGATATGGCCTGAGCTATGCGCGCCCCGGCACAGTGGCGGTGCTCTCCGAAGAGAGCGGCGTCACCGACATGGGCTCCAATGTGGACCGGTATTTCGTGGACGGGCGCTTCGTCGCGCCCTGGGCTCTGATGCTCAACGATGCGGGTGGTCAGAACAAGCCCAACACCGAGGCCTCGGCCGTCAGTCCGCGCGGTGGTGTGACGATGCGGGTCATCGATGACCTGGCCCAGGAAAGCGGGCGTCAGTTTGCCTTCTCGGGCAATGGTCCTGCGACCATCGAGATCTGGGGCACCGGGGTGGACCTGACGCGGCAGGCGAACGGCGAAATGGCGCTGAGCTTCCGCTATCGCGTCGATCAAACGCCGCAGGGCCGTGTCGTCCTGGCGCTGAATGGCGGCGGCGTCGACATCACCGACCTGCTGAAGGGCGCCCCGTTGGGCGAATGGCAAACGGTCAAAGTCCGGCTGTCCTGCTTCGCCGATGCCGGGGCCAGCTTGAATGCCGTCGAAATCCCGTTCCAACTGCGAGCCGAGGATGCCGTGACGCTGTCGGTTTCCGAAATCCGCCTGGCGTCGAACGAGAACGACACCCTCTGTCCGGCAGCGGTTTCGCTCTGA
- a CDS encoding tryptophan halogenase family protein, whose protein sequence is MTQSSAPVTREKAPLRHVLIVGGGTAGWMTAAALARLTRNGETRVTVVESEEIGTVGVGEATIPPIASFNGLLGIDEAEFMRRTQGSFKLGIQFVDWGRIGDRYIHPFGGFGVDMEAVKFHQFWLMAHAAGAKSPLGDYSLCTVAAEMDRFTLPGDDPRTVLSSLKYAYHFDAGLYAAFLREHAEARGVTRQEGKLVDVTLRGDDGFIQSVTLADGTVIEADLFIDCSGFRGLLIEQALGAGYEDWTHWLPCDRALAVPCEGTSAITPYTRSTARSAGWQWRIPLQHRIGNGYVYSSAHIGDDEARETLLANLDGAPLAEPRPLRFVTGRRKRQWVKNCVSLGLASGFLEPLESTSIHLIQSGISKLLSLLPDRSFDPVLSDEFNRLSQVQFEQIRDFIILHYKATTRDDSSFWNHVRTMQVPDTLSRKIELFRSGGRFFRYDDELFSEASWVAVMLGQGIKPSGHDPLVHTIDPRAVADKLAALRGIIRRTAQAMPTHDAFLARYCPAG, encoded by the coding sequence ATGACCCAGAGCTCAGCGCCTGTGACGCGCGAAAAGGCCCCCCTCCGGCATGTGCTGATCGTCGGCGGTGGGACGGCCGGCTGGATGACGGCAGCGGCCCTGGCCCGGCTGACGCGTAACGGCGAAACCCGTGTCACCGTCGTCGAATCCGAAGAGATCGGCACCGTCGGCGTGGGCGAGGCGACCATTCCCCCGATCGCAAGTTTCAATGGTCTTCTGGGGATCGACGAAGCCGAGTTCATGCGGCGCACCCAGGGGTCGTTCAAATTAGGTATCCAGTTCGTGGACTGGGGCCGGATCGGCGACCGCTACATCCATCCGTTCGGTGGATTCGGCGTCGACATGGAGGCGGTGAAGTTTCATCAGTTCTGGTTGATGGCCCACGCGGCCGGGGCCAAGAGCCCCTTGGGCGACTACAGCCTGTGCACGGTCGCAGCCGAGATGGATCGGTTCACCCTGCCCGGCGACGATCCGCGGACGGTCCTTTCCAGTCTGAAATATGCCTATCATTTCGACGCGGGCCTCTATGCCGCCTTCTTGCGTGAACACGCCGAGGCGCGCGGCGTGACACGTCAGGAAGGCAAGCTGGTCGACGTGACCCTTCGCGGCGACGACGGCTTCATACAGTCCGTCACCCTGGCCGACGGCACAGTGATCGAGGCGGACCTCTTCATCGACTGCTCGGGGTTCCGCGGCCTGCTGATCGAGCAGGCCTTGGGTGCCGGCTATGAGGACTGGACCCACTGGCTGCCCTGCGACCGGGCCCTGGCCGTGCCCTGCGAAGGAACGAGCGCCATCACCCCCTACACCCGGTCCACGGCACGCAGTGCGGGCTGGCAATGGCGGATCCCGCTGCAGCACCGGATCGGCAACGGCTATGTCTATTCCAGCGCCCACATCGGCGATGACGAGGCGCGCGAGACGCTGCTGGCCAATCTGGACGGAGCACCGCTGGCCGAGCCCCGCCCCCTGCGTTTCGTGACCGGAAGACGCAAGCGGCAGTGGGTCAAGAACTGCGTGTCGCTGGGCCTGGCTTCAGGGTTTCTGGAGCCGCTGGAATCGACCAGCATCCACCTGATTCAGAGCGGCATTTCCAAGCTTCTGTCCCTGTTGCCCGATCGCAGCTTTGATCCTGTGCTGTCGGACGAGTTCAACCGCCTGTCCCAGGTGCAGTTCGAACAGATCCGCGACTTCATCATCCTGCACTACAAGGCGACGACCCGGGACGACTCCAGCTTCTGGAACCACGTCCGCACCATGCAGGTGCCCGACACCCTGTCGCGCAAGATCGAACTGTTCCGGTCGGGCGGTCGCTTCTTCCGCTATGACGACGAACTGTTCAGCGAAGCCAGCTGGGTCGCGGTCATGCTGGGACAGGGCATCAAGCCGAGCGGCCACGACCCCTTGGTGCACACCATCGATCCGCGCGCCGTAGCCGACAAGCTGGCGGCCTTGCGCGGCATCATCCGGCGGACCGCCCAGGCCATGCCGACCCACGACGCCTTCCTGGCGCGCTACTGCCCGGCAGGCTAG
- a CDS encoding cupin-like domain-containing protein, whose protein sequence is MSIEECLAPDPDALAQALAAARPLVLRGWANDWPAVQAGRQGPAAIAAYLAVMDRGAQAEAFRGPPHIRGRFFYGPDLKGFNFTRGPATVTGLLDQLATVADSPSPPALYMGAAPMGRSLPDFTAANTTTGLPDHAVPRLWLGNAVTVQTHYDLSDNLACVVAGRRTFTLFPPEQTSNLYVGPLEFTLAGQPVSLVDPLEPDLDRFPRFAEAQAAASSVTLEPGDALYIPSLWWHHVRSHDVLNVLVNYWWDAGPPLAGSPFEALIHALLAIRHLPPERREPWKAIFDHYVFSADNQTHSHVPEAARGAVGDLTPEMARTLRAFVIGSLSRHRER, encoded by the coding sequence ATGTCGATCGAGGAATGCCTGGCACCCGATCCTGACGCCCTAGCTCAAGCCTTGGCGGCCGCTCGTCCTCTAGTCCTGCGCGGCTGGGCAAATGACTGGCCTGCGGTTCAGGCTGGCCGCCAGGGCCCTGCGGCGATCGCCGCCTATCTGGCGGTCATGGACAGAGGTGCCCAGGCCGAAGCCTTTCGCGGACCGCCCCATATCCGGGGCCGTTTCTTCTATGGCCCGGACCTGAAGGGTTTCAACTTCACGCGCGGCCCCGCGACCGTCACCGGCTTGCTGGACCAACTGGCCACCGTCGCGGACAGCCCCTCTCCTCCGGCGCTCTATATGGGTGCGGCCCCGATGGGACGAAGTCTTCCTGACTTCACAGCCGCCAACACGACCACCGGCCTACCGGACCATGCGGTGCCGCGCCTGTGGCTGGGCAATGCGGTGACGGTGCAGACTCACTACGACCTGTCAGACAATCTCGCCTGTGTCGTCGCCGGAAGACGCACCTTCACCCTGTTCCCGCCAGAGCAGACATCCAACCTCTATGTGGGCCCGCTGGAGTTCACGCTCGCGGGCCAGCCGGTTAGCCTGGTCGATCCCCTGGAGCCCGACCTCGACCGCTTCCCCCGGTTTGCCGAGGCCCAGGCAGCAGCATCGAGCGTCACCCTGGAGCCCGGTGATGCCCTCTATATCCCTTCGTTGTGGTGGCATCATGTGCGCTCGCACGACGTCCTGAACGTGCTGGTCAACTACTGGTGGGATGCCGGACCGCCGCTCGCCGGGTCGCCCTTTGAGGCCCTGATCCACGCCCTGCTCGCCATCCGCCACCTGCCACCCGAGCGCCGCGAACCGTGGAAGGCGATTTTCGACCACTATGTATTCTCGGCCGACAATCAGACCCACAGCCACGTCCCGGAAGCGGCGCGCGGTGCCGTCGGCGATCTGACGCCAGAGATGGCGCGAACGCTGCGCGCCTTCGTCATCGGCTCCCTTTCGCGCCACCGCGAACGATGA